The following DNA comes from Bacteroidia bacterium.
AAGAACTTATGAAACAAAAAGCATGAACTGATTTTCGAGAAACGAGAACTTAGAAAACTACTTTTGCNNNNNNNNNNNNNNNNNNNNNNNNNNNNNNNNNNNNNNNNNNNNNNNNNNNNNNNNNNNNNNNNNNNNNNNNNNNNNNNNNNNNNNNNNNNNNNNNNNNNNNNNNNNNNNNNNNNNNNNNNNNNNNNNNNNNNNNNNNNNNNNNNNGGGGGGCGGGAGTAGAAGAGTCCAGAGGGCAGAAAAAACTTCCAGCGTGGAAAATATTCATAAACCGCGCCGAGTCCCCGCCGTCCGCTGCACGCTGTGTTGGGCAGTTGAAGTCTTTCTTCGCAAGATATCTTTTTGAGCAAAAAGATATTCTAAAGGATTTATCTTTTTATCATTTGAAAATATTGCACATGCAATTATCTGACTCTCCAAAAAGTAAATACATGCGGCTTCATATCCTGGCCCGCCGCCTAAATGTCCATATTTATCTCCAGGTTCAACCATTAAACCAAGCCCATAATAGGGATTTTGCCAGTACTTATCTTTGTAATTGACCTTATTCAAACTCGAATTCAGTCGCGCAACTTTGTCTGATGCCATAAAGAGCGCTACATCAGTCGCGTCAGCCATGACTAAACCATGCCATACCCATTCTGCAACATAGCCATTGAGCGAATTGTCAAATACGCCATGCGCCACCTTGAGGCTTGACAAGCCTAGCGGCAAGACAATATATTTCTTGATCAGTTCATCAAAAGACAGATTAGATTCCGTCTCGATAATTTTCTTAAGTAACCAGTATCCAGGGTTTGAATACGCAAAGTTTGTTCCAGGACTGAAAAGCAACTCGCGGTTTACAGTTGTTGTGATAAATTTTTCATCAGACCAAGCAAGTTTCCTGTTTTCTACATCGTTAATGTACTCTGGAAGATTGCCGTAATCTCTTATGCCGCTTGAATGATTCATCAAATGGCGTATCTTTACAATGTCTGAATGTGGACAAATTGTTCTTGGAATCCATCTAGATATTACATTTTCTAGATCTATATTTAGGTCAAGCACAATTGACGCGATCATTGTTTTTGTAATACTATAAATTGGCAAAACCGCGTTTTTGCTTTCCAGAATTTTTCCATCGGCAATAAAGGCGATAGTCTCTCTCATGCTTTATTTTTCTCCAACATGTCCTTGCAAGGAACTGCCCAACGGTTTGCGTTACCTGCGCTGGGCGGGGACGGCGAAGCCGTCCAACCAGAAAAAGGATAAGGCGTGAAAAATGCTTGGGATGTGCGCCGAGTCCCCAGCGTCAGGTGCACGCTGTGTTAGCCCGCTTTTTGACTTTAAGACTCGCTCTTCTTGTTTTTCTTTTTTTCTAGCCAAATAGATTCTTTCTTGTAAACAATATTAAGAAAATCTTTGTAAGTTCTATACTCGTTTTTAATTTTATCTATATTTGTCAGTAAAAATTGACCGCCTGAACCAATTGTTTGTAAACTAAAATGCCTTTCTTCCAAATCTTTCAGGTGATAAGTACCAACTTCTTGAATTGACATATGAAAACCGTCATCAATAATTCTTTCTGGAAGGTAGTGTAAAACTATAAGCAAAAAGTGAGAATTTTCAGGATGATTTTCATAAAACGCTTTTGTTTTTTGCAGGGAACATAAATTTGGATTAGATGAACTACCTGCTTTATGACCTTTCAGACTTATAAGCAATTTTTGAGTTTCAAAATCTTTTGCTTGCCACTCAACAATAATATCTTCCATTGTGCGCCTTCCGTCTGGAGCATAGGCTTTCACAATGTTAAATTCTCTACTTTCTTGAATATGGTTATTTAATTCTGATAAAAGAAAATCTTCTAAAAATCTTCCGCCAACTTCGCCGTATGTTTTGTCAAGAACTCTCCAATTTGTACTGATTGTTAAAACTTTATACTTGTTGAAAATTTTCCATAGGACATTTTGCAAATCATCTCGAATTTGCTTTTCAAATTGCCTTTGATTTTTCATTGACGAAGTTTTCCCGTTGTTTAGAATAGTTTTTCTGCGTAAACCAATTTTGTATTATCTTTAGCCTTGTTTCTTACAAGACCGCTGTTTCTTTCAAAAAACACGCCATCTTCATATCCTTGAATTGATTTGTCATATTCAGCCATTTCCAATCTTTTTTCAGATAAGCATGAATATTCCAAATCCTTTTCAATTCCACAATATTTTCTGCCCAATTTCTTTGCAACTACCGAAGTAGTGCCAGAACCTAAAAATGGATCTAATACAAAATCGCCAGCATTGCTACTTGCTAAAATTATTTTTGCTAGTAGTTTCTCTGGTTTCTGCGTTGGATGGTCTGTGTTTTCGGGCATAGACCAGAAAGGAACAGTTAAATCTGTCCAAATATTAGAAGGATGAGTTAATCTAAAATTACCATCATTAGTTGAATTCCAATCTTTTGCTTTTCCGTCATTATCTACATATGGAGCGATAACTTTTCTTTTTAATTTCACATCTTCAATATTGAATGTGTATTCATCATTTACTGTCGCAAACCAAATATCTTCGGATGAGTTTTTCCAATTGGATTTAGCCCCCCTGCCTTTTTCTCGCTCCCAAGTAATTCGATTCCTGATGATAAAATATGTTTCTAAAATCGTATGAATTGAAGTAGAAGATTGCCAATCTCCACAAATGTAAATAGAGGCATTTGGTTTCAAAACTTTAACCAATTTAGAAAACCAGCTTTCTAGCCATTCTGTATAACTAGAAATAGACATTTTCTTAAATGCGTTTCCGTTGAAGTCTTTCGTAAGGTTGTATGGAGGGTCAATAAAAAGTAAATCTACAAATCCTTCAGGTAAATATTTAATGACTTCCATCAAATCTTGATTTATTGTTT
Coding sequences within:
- a CDS encoding beta-lactamase family protein, which gives rise to MRETIAFIADGKILESKNAVLPIYSITKTMIASIVLDLNIDLENVISRWIPRTICPHSDIVKIRHLMNHSSGIRDYGNLPEYINDVENRKLAWSDEKFITTTVNRELLFSPGTNFAYSNPGYWLLKKIIETESNLSFDELIKKYIVLPLGLSSLKVAHGVFDNSLNGYVAEWVWHGLVMADATDVALFMASDKVARLNSSLNKVNYKDKYWQNPYYGLGLMVEPGDKYGHLGGGPGYEAACIYFLESQIIACAIFSNDKKINPLEYLFAQKDILRRKTSTAQHSVQRTAGTRRGL
- a CDS encoding site-specific DNA-methyltransferase — protein: MTEKERSKLNKTLILSEREKEALSKKLLHLKSPANINNVQNKTINQDLMEVIKYLPEGFVDLLFIDPPYNLTKDFNGNAFKKMSISSYTEWLESWFSKLVKVLKPNASIYICGDWQSSTSIHTILETYFIIRNRITWEREKGRGAKSNWKNSSEDIWFATVNDEYTFNIEDVKLKRKVIAPYVDNDGKAKDWNSTNDGNFRLTHPSNIWTDLTVPFWSMPENTDHPTQKPEKLLAKIILASSNAGDFVLDPFLGSGTTSVVAKKLGRKYCGIEKDLEYSCLSEKRLEMAEYDKSIQGYEDGVFFERNSGLVRNKAKDNTKLVYAEKLF